One stretch of Deinobacterium chartae DNA includes these proteins:
- the purF gene encoding amidophosphoribosyltransferase, which produces MIFDPAQDKPQEECGVFGVYSPQPTDIAWLTYLGLFALQHRGQEAAGICVSDGEQFLVEKDLGLVTQVFDEARLDRLRLGAARVGIGHVRYSTTGSNLRFNAQPLTVRTNKGILGLAHNGNFVNAREMRAQMLDEGVIFQTTNDSEVMLNRIARYAHLDLIEATSRVMGELHGGFAVVLMSRNTLVGLRDRNGVRPLCIGQRDDGAWVFASEPSALFAVGARLVRDVQPGELVWADREGLHSLQVLSGKPTPCSFEWIYFARSDSTIDGQDVHESRIRMGEQLAKESPVEADIVVPVPDSGIGAAIGYSRVSGIPFDYGLFKNPYAGRTFIAPTQEMRELKVKMKLSPTSAVRGKRVVLVDDSIVRGTTSRQIVQLLRDAGAAEVHFRVSSPPITDPCFYGIDTAARKELIASTHTLEQIRELIGADTLAFISEDGLREAIGGAGVCLACFNGEYPAGVPLENDVNKLALEV; this is translated from the coding sequence GGCGGGCATCTGCGTCTCGGACGGCGAGCAGTTCCTGGTCGAAAAGGACCTGGGCCTGGTGACCCAGGTCTTTGATGAGGCGCGGCTGGACCGGCTGCGCCTGGGCGCTGCGCGGGTCGGCATCGGGCACGTGCGCTACTCCACCACCGGATCGAACCTGCGCTTCAACGCGCAGCCGCTCACGGTACGCACCAACAAGGGCATCTTGGGGCTCGCGCACAACGGCAACTTTGTAAATGCCCGCGAGATGCGCGCCCAGATGCTCGACGAGGGCGTGATCTTTCAGACCACCAACGACTCGGAGGTCATGCTCAACCGCATCGCCCGCTACGCCCACCTCGACCTGATCGAGGCGACCAGCCGGGTAATGGGCGAGCTGCACGGCGGCTTCGCCGTCGTGCTGATGAGCCGCAACACCCTGGTCGGCCTGCGCGACCGCAACGGTGTGCGCCCGCTGTGCATCGGCCAGCGTGACGACGGGGCCTGGGTGTTCGCCTCCGAGCCCTCGGCGCTGTTTGCAGTCGGTGCACGGCTGGTGCGCGACGTGCAGCCCGGCGAGCTGGTGTGGGCCGACCGCGAGGGACTGCACAGCCTGCAGGTCCTGAGCGGCAAGCCCACCCCGTGCAGCTTCGAGTGGATCTACTTCGCCCGTTCCGACTCCACCATCGACGGGCAGGACGTGCACGAGAGCCGCATCCGCATGGGCGAGCAGCTCGCCAAGGAGTCGCCGGTGGAAGCTGACATCGTGGTCCCGGTGCCCGACAGCGGCATCGGCGCGGCCATCGGCTACTCGCGCGTCAGCGGGATTCCGTTCGACTACGGCCTGTTCAAGAACCCCTACGCAGGCCGCACCTTCATCGCCCCCACCCAGGAGATGCGCGAGCTGAAGGTCAAGATGAAGCTCTCCCCCACCTCGGCGGTGCGCGGCAAGCGCGTGGTGCTGGTGGACGACTCGATCGTGCGCGGCACCACCTCGAGGCAGATCGTGCAGCTGTTGCGCGACGCCGGGGCGGCCGAGGTGCACTTCCGGGTCTCGAGCCCGCCGATCACCGACCCGTGCTTTTACGGCATCGACACGGCGGCCCGCAAGGAACTGATCGCCTCGACCCACACCCTCGAGCAGATCCGCGAACTGATCGGCGCGGACACGCTGGCCTTCATCTCCGAAGACGGCCTGCGCGAGGCCATCGGCGGGGCGGGCGTGTGCCTGGCCTGCTTCAACGGCGAGTACCCCGCCGGGGTGCCGCTCGAGAACGACGTGAACAAGCTGGCCCTCGAGGTCTGA
- a CDS encoding ArsR/SmtB family transcription factor, which produces MRLEETADVFKALGDEHRLKILHFLATRDPACCSTGAGICGCDLQDLTGLAQPTVSHHMKLLLSAGLVTGEKRGKWTYYTLSARGLEVARQGIAFLLSHAPQAAQEAV; this is translated from the coding sequence ATGAGGCTCGAGGAGACCGCCGACGTGTTCAAGGCGCTCGGCGACGAACACCGACTGAAGATCTTGCACTTCCTGGCGACCCGCGACCCCGCGTGCTGCTCTACCGGAGCGGGCATCTGCGGCTGCGACCTGCAGGATCTGACCGGACTCGCGCAGCCCACGGTCAGCCACCACATGAAGCTGCTGCTCTCCGCCGGTCTGGTCACCGGAGAAAAACGCGGCAAGTGGACCTATTACACCCTGTCCGCCCGCGGCCTCGAAGTCGCCCGCCAGGGCATTGCTTTCCTGCTGTCTCACGCACCCCAAGCCGCTCAGGAGGCCGTATGA
- a CDS encoding NAD(P)-binding domain-containing protein, with product MTQPLPTAIIGAGPIGLAAAAHLLARGETPIILEAGPEAAASVRQWGHVRLFSPWSYLTDAPARALLEERGWVAPPDQDYPSGAELVERYLEPLSRHPRIAPHLHLERRVTGVARLGFDKMKTQGRENAPFVLTTAGPHGPERFLARAVIDASGTWRTPNPLGASGVAAAGEKQAAERLFYGIPDVLGAQRERYAGQHTLVVGSGHSAMNALLDLVQLAAQAPGTRVTWALRRANPDSVYGGGANDQLSERGALGQRLRHAVDAGLLNVRSGFRADTVEQQGAQLSVHSGAQRIDRVDRIIVATGFRPDLEMLRELRLDLDPATESPRALAPLIDPNVHSCGTVRPHGALELQQPEPGFYIVGMKSYGRAPTFLMLTGYEQVRSVVAELTGDRVAARDVQLVLPETGVCSVDSGGGCCAATPAGVSLEDFSLPASDPPPFTRVD from the coding sequence ATGACCCAGCCCTTGCCCACCGCCATCATCGGAGCCGGACCCATCGGCTTGGCCGCCGCCGCCCACCTGCTCGCCCGCGGCGAGACCCCCATCATCCTCGAGGCGGGCCCCGAGGCCGCCGCCAGCGTGCGCCAGTGGGGCCACGTGCGCCTGTTCTCGCCCTGGAGCTACCTCACCGACGCGCCCGCCCGCGCCCTTCTCGAGGAGCGCGGCTGGGTCGCTCCGCCCGACCAGGACTACCCCAGCGGCGCGGAACTGGTCGAGCGCTACCTCGAGCCGCTCTCCCGGCACCCACGCATCGCTCCGCACCTGCACCTGGAGCGCCGCGTCACCGGCGTTGCCCGGCTGGGCTTTGACAAGATGAAAACCCAGGGACGTGAAAACGCCCCGTTCGTGCTGACCACCGCAGGCCCCCACGGCCCCGAGCGGTTCCTGGCCCGCGCGGTGATCGACGCGAGCGGCACGTGGCGCACCCCCAACCCGCTCGGAGCGAGCGGGGTTGCGGCGGCAGGCGAGAAGCAGGCCGCAGAGCGGCTGTTCTACGGCATTCCCGATGTGCTCGGCGCGCAGCGCGAGCGCTACGCCGGGCAGCACACCCTGGTGGTCGGCAGCGGCCACTCGGCCATGAACGCCCTGCTGGACCTGGTACAGCTCGCGGCGCAAGCTCCCGGCACGCGCGTCACCTGGGCGCTGCGGCGCGCAAACCCGGACAGCGTCTACGGCGGCGGCGCAAACGACCAGCTCAGCGAGCGCGGCGCCCTGGGCCAGCGCCTGCGCCACGCGGTTGATGCGGGCCTGCTGAACGTGCGCAGCGGCTTCCGGGCCGACACGGTCGAGCAGCAGGGAGCACAGCTCAGCGTGCACAGCGGCGCGCAGCGCATCGACCGGGTGGACCGCATCATCGTGGCGACCGGCTTCCGGCCGGACCTCGAGATGCTGCGCGAACTGCGCCTCGACCTGGACCCCGCCACCGAGAGCCCGCGCGCCCTGGCACCCCTGATCGACCCGAACGTGCACAGCTGCGGCACCGTACGCCCGCACGGCGCCCTCGAGCTGCAGCAGCCCGAACCGGGCTTTTACATCGTCGGCATGAAGAGCTACGGGCGCGCGCCCACCTTCTTGATGCTCACCGGCTACGAGCAGGTCCGCTCGGTCGTCGCAGAGCTCACCGGCGACCGTGTGGCAGCCCGCGACGTGCAACTGGTGCTGCCCGAGACCGGCGTGTGCAGCGTGGACTCCGGCGGCGGATGCTGCGCGGCCACGCCCGCCGGGGTGTCCCTCGAGGACTTCTCGCTGCCCGCGAGCGATCCGCCGCCTTTCACCCGCGTCGACTGA
- a CDS encoding MFS transporter encodes MRAPRATRLTRPYYGWVIVATLGLSETVSYGILAYTFGVFLGPISRDLNVPASWVTAALSASVLTAGLIAVSVGRWVDRRGARSLMTAGSLLGSLLLLAWAQVTTFGGLLLVMVAMGAVRAMVLYEPAFTVVATWFRAYRRRALTALTFTAGFASVIFVPLAGLLSEQLGWRGTLGVFALVMLVFAALPHALFLRRHPHDLGLEVDGERMPAPPEPAAPLAGSVRAVLRSPHFALFALAFALVNMVSGALFVHLVPVLVERGWSLTAAASLTGLVGLMALPGRVVFTPLGERISPYLLTSVILGCVALGCVALWALPGSVGTWAFVILFETGCGAITPARAALLAETYGTGAYGTLSGMLAGILAVTGALAPLAVSALQAASGRYGPALAALAATGVAATLTLLITSRVFAPALFPPKEPYAR; translated from the coding sequence ATGCGCGCGCCGCGCGCTACGCGCCTCACCCGCCCGTACTACGGGTGGGTGATCGTCGCAACGCTGGGGCTAAGCGAAACGGTCTCGTACGGCATCCTTGCCTACACCTTCGGGGTGTTCCTGGGCCCGATCAGCCGCGACCTGAACGTCCCGGCGAGCTGGGTGACCGCCGCCCTGAGTGCGTCGGTGCTCACCGCCGGACTGATCGCGGTTTCGGTGGGGCGCTGGGTAGACCGGCGCGGTGCCCGCAGCCTGATGACCGCAGGCTCGCTGCTGGGTTCGCTGCTGCTGCTCGCCTGGGCCCAGGTCACCACCTTCGGCGGCCTGCTGCTGGTGATGGTCGCCATGGGGGCGGTGCGCGCCATGGTGCTGTACGAACCGGCTTTCACGGTCGTTGCCACCTGGTTCCGGGCGTACCGCCGCCGCGCCCTGACCGCCCTGACCTTCACCGCAGGCTTTGCCAGCGTGATCTTCGTTCCGCTGGCCGGGCTGCTCAGCGAACAGCTCGGGTGGCGCGGGACGCTGGGCGTCTTCGCGCTGGTGATGCTGGTCTTCGCGGCCCTGCCGCACGCCCTGTTTCTGCGCCGCCACCCGCACGACCTGGGCCTCGAGGTGGACGGGGAGCGCATGCCAGCGCCGCCCGAGCCTGCCGCTCCCCTGGCCGGTTCGGTACGGGCAGTGCTGCGCAGCCCGCATTTCGCGCTGTTCGCGCTGGCGTTCGCACTGGTCAACATGGTCTCGGGCGCGCTGTTCGTACACCTCGTACCGGTGCTGGTGGAGCGCGGCTGGTCGCTCACGGCGGCGGCGAGCCTGACCGGTCTGGTCGGTCTCATGGCCCTGCCCGGCCGGGTGGTGTTCACCCCGCTGGGCGAGCGCATCTCGCCCTACCTCCTCACCAGCGTGATCCTGGGCTGCGTGGCGCTGGGCTGTGTGGCACTGTGGGCCCTGCCGGGCAGCGTGGGCACCTGGGCCTTCGTGATCCTGTTCGAAACGGGTTGCGGTGCCATCACCCCGGCCCGCGCGGCCCTGCTGGCCGAGACTTACGGGACTGGAGCGTACGGCACCCTGAGCGGTATGCTGGCCGGCATCCTGGCCGTGACCGGAGCGCTTGCCCCGCTGGCGGTGAGCGCCCTGCAAGCTGCCAGCGGCCGTTACGGTCCGGCCCTGGCAGCGCTCGCTGCGACGGGAGTCGCGGCAACCCTGACCCTGCTGATCACCTCCCGCGTCTTTGCACCCGCTCTTTTCCCACCCAAGGAGCCGTATGCCCGTTAG
- a CDS encoding arsinothricin resistance N-acetyltransferase ArsN1 family A: MPVRPATPRDAAAIARIYNQGIEDRNSTFETCPRTPEDILGWFDGQHPIVVLEEAGTVLAFASTSSYRPRACYAGIAEFSVYVDRAARGRGAGRTVMTGLLEAAAAAGFWKLVSRVFTENTASLRLLDSLGFRQVGVYQKHARLEGVWRDVVIVERLLPENL, from the coding sequence ATGCCCGTTAGACCCGCCACCCCCCGCGACGCTGCCGCCATCGCCCGCATCTACAACCAGGGCATCGAGGACCGCAACAGCACCTTCGAGACCTGCCCGCGCACCCCCGAGGACATCCTGGGCTGGTTCGACGGTCAGCATCCCATCGTGGTCCTCGAGGAAGCGGGGACCGTGCTGGCCTTTGCCTCCACCTCGAGTTACCGTCCGCGCGCGTGCTATGCGGGCATCGCCGAGTTCTCGGTGTACGTGGACCGCGCGGCCCGCGGACGGGGCGCGGGCCGCACGGTCATGACCGGCCTGCTCGAGGCAGCCGCGGCGGCAGGATTCTGGAAGCTGGTCTCGCGGGTCTTTACCGAGAACACCGCCAGCTTGCGGCTGCTCGACTCGCTGGGCTTCCGGCAGGTCGGGGTGTACCAGAAGCACGCGCGCCTCGAGGGCGTGTGGCGCGACGTGGTGATCGTGGAGCGGCTGCTGCCCGAGAACTTGTGA
- a CDS encoding ArsO family NAD(P)H-dependent flavin-containing monooxygenase — protein MSTGQQEVALDVIVIGGGQAGLAVARELGRTPLSYVVLDAQPAPGGAWRHGWDSLNLFSPARWSSLPGLPMPGGEHRYPGRDDVVRYLEAYEARYGLRVQRPVRVRWVRPDGALLRLGTDRGTWRARAVVSATGTFDAPHWPEIPGRDLFQGRQLHSSEYRSPAGLEGQRVIVVGGGNSGAQIVAEVSRVAHTTWATLTPPSFMPDDIDGRVLFGAATQRYRAQQAGSDLPPPSLGDIVMVPSVREARERGVLGARAMFVRVTAQGVVWPDGATSDADTIIWCTGFRPALQHLDSLGVLEDPGYVRVQGTRSRAEPRLWLVGYGNWTGFASATLVGVGRSARATVAEVVAALR, from the coding sequence ATGAGCACGGGCCAGCAAGAAGTCGCGCTGGACGTCATCGTGATCGGGGGCGGACAGGCGGGGCTGGCAGTCGCGCGCGAGCTGGGCCGCACGCCGCTCTCCTACGTTGTGCTGGACGCGCAACCCGCTCCTGGCGGAGCGTGGCGGCACGGCTGGGATTCGCTGAACCTGTTCTCTCCGGCCCGCTGGTCGTCGCTGCCCGGCCTGCCCATGCCCGGCGGGGAACACCGCTACCCGGGGCGGGACGACGTCGTGCGTTACCTCGAGGCCTACGAGGCGCGCTACGGTCTGCGGGTGCAGCGGCCGGTACGGGTGCGCTGGGTACGGCCGGACGGAGCGCTGCTGCGCCTCGGGACCGACCGGGGAACGTGGCGCGCGCGGGCGGTGGTGAGTGCCACCGGCACCTTCGACGCCCCGCATTGGCCCGAGATCCCCGGGCGCGACCTGTTCCAGGGACGCCAGTTGCACTCGTCGGAGTACCGCTCACCGGCAGGCCTCGAGGGGCAGCGGGTGATCGTCGTGGGCGGTGGCAACTCGGGAGCGCAGATCGTGGCCGAAGTGTCACGGGTGGCGCACACGACCTGGGCCACCCTGACTCCACCGAGTTTCATGCCCGACGACATCGACGGCCGCGTGTTGTTCGGCGCGGCCACGCAGCGCTACCGTGCGCAGCAGGCCGGCTCGGACCTGCCGCCGCCCTCGCTGGGCGACATCGTGATGGTGCCGTCCGTACGCGAGGCGCGCGAGCGCGGCGTTCTCGGGGCGCGCGCCATGTTTGTCCGCGTGACCGCTCAGGGCGTTGTCTGGCCCGACGGTGCAACGAGCGACGCGGACACCATCATCTGGTGCACCGGTTTTCGGCCCGCCCTGCAGCACCTCGACTCGCTGGGCGTGCTCGAGGACCCGGGGTACGTGCGCGTGCAGGGCACCCGCTCGCGCGCGGAGCCGCGCCTGTGGCTGGTGGGCTACGGCAACTGGACCGGCTTTGCCTCGGCCACGCTGGTGGGGGTCGGACGCAGCGCCCGGGCAACCGTGGCCGAGGTCGTGGCCGCGCTGCGCTGA
- a CDS encoding ArsB/NhaD family transporter — protein sequence MLVAALIFLLTLTAVIWQPRGLGIGWCASLGAARALRLAASG from the coding sequence GTGCTCGTCGCTGCGCTCATCTTCCTGCTGACGCTGACCGCGGTGATCTGGCAGCCTCGAGGCCTGGGCATCGGCTGGTGTGCCAGCCTCGGCGCGGCCCGGGCCCTGCGTCTGGCGGCCTCCGGATGA
- a CDS encoding arsenate reductase ArsC, with protein MPRILILCTHNSARSQMAEGMARHFAARYGLEAEVHSAGTEKTRVKPEATAVMAEIGISLEGHTSKTLFDLPDPWSFDYVITVCDSAAENCPNYPARTHRLHYPFTDPSGGDLERWRAVRDRMLPQFEAFVRALVQGTPVPPSYDTVPLP; from the coding sequence ATGCCAAGAATCCTGATCCTGTGCACCCACAATTCCGCCCGCAGCCAGATGGCCGAGGGCATGGCCCGCCACTTCGCCGCGCGCTACGGCCTCGAGGCCGAGGTGCACAGCGCGGGCACCGAAAAGACCCGGGTGAAGCCCGAGGCGACGGCGGTGATGGCCGAAATCGGCATCAGCCTCGAGGGACACACCTCCAAGACGCTGTTCGACCTGCCCGATCCCTGGAGCTTTGATTACGTGATCACCGTGTGCGACTCGGCCGCCGAGAACTGCCCGAACTACCCTGCGCGCACGCACCGTCTGCACTATCCGTTTACGGATCCCAGCGGGGGAGACCTCGAGCGCTGGCGCGCGGTGCGCGACCGCATGCTGCCGCAGTTCGAGGCCTTCGTGCGGGCCCTGGTCCAGGGAACGCCGGTTCCGCCCAGCTACGACACCGTCCCGCTGCCCTGA
- a CDS encoding metalloregulator ArsR/SmtB family transcription factor gives MSAAKPLRIIKALAHETRYAIVSLLAQKELCVCDLEALLSLGQSKISYHLALLREVGLVSSEQRGKNAYYRLEREVLYRLGGELLADVMNAGRSGLESYETDLMC, from the coding sequence ATGAGTGCTGCAAAGCCCCTGCGGATCATCAAGGCCCTGGCGCACGAGACCCGCTACGCCATCGTGAGTCTGCTGGCCCAGAAAGAACTGTGCGTCTGCGACCTCGAGGCCCTGCTCTCGCTGGGGCAGTCCAAGATTTCCTACCATCTGGCCCTGCTGCGCGAGGTCGGTCTGGTCTCGAGCGAGCAGCGGGGCAAGAACGCCTACTACCGCCTGGAGCGCGAAGTGCTCTACCGCCTGGGCGGTGAGCTGCTCGCCGACGTGATGAACGCCGGGCGCTCCGGGTTGGAGTCTTACGAAACTGACTTGATGTGTTAG